The Papio anubis isolate 15944 chromosome 2, Panubis1.0, whole genome shotgun sequence region CGATGGAAACGTCAAATGGTGCAACAactttggagaacaatttggtagttcctcaaaaagtcaaacatagagttaccatataacTCAGGTTCCACTTTTGGCTATATatccaacaaaaatgaaaacataagttcacataaaaattaacatacaaatgctcatagcagcatcattcacaatggccaaaaatggaaacaaacctAACACTTATCAACTgctaataaataaacataatgtggTATATCCAAAAAATACACTATTACTCCATCATAAAAGGACCGAAGGATTCACACTACAATATGAACGGACCTTGAAAACATAAGGCTAAattaaagaagccagtcacaaaaggccacacactgtatgattccatttctatgaaatgtccagaagaggcaaatccataaggacaaaaagtagattagtgactgccaggggctggggcacAGAGGGATGGGAAGCTTCTGCTAACAGGTACAGGTTCCTTTTTGGGCtgatgaaatgttctggaattagatagtggcgATGGTCACTCAAagttgtgaatatactaaaaactactaaATTGTACACactgggtgcagcaaaccaccgtggcgcatgtatacctatgtaacaaacctgcacatttggcacatgtaccccagaacttaaagtttaataataataataaataaataaataaataaattgtacacattaaaaagagttaattttatggtatgtgaattatacctcaattttttaaaatccacaccatggccaggcgtggtggctcacgtctgtaattccagcactttgggaggctgaggcaggtggatcacgaggtcagacgttcgagaccagcctcgccaacatagtgaaaccccacctctactaaaaatacaaaaaattagccaggtgtggtggcaggccatctgtaaacccagctactcaagaggctaaagcaggagaatcacttgaacctgggaggcggaggttgcagtgagccgagatcgcaccgctgcactccagcctgggcaataagaacgaaactctgtctcaaaaaatcaaaataaaaaaattcacccCATGACCAAATAGGGTGGGTTCCCTGGGTCCACCCTATCCAATGTCAGCAACACAAGAGGCAGAACACATGTGGAACAATTTCCAAGAGGACACAGATGGTATAAAAGTTAAGAGAAACATTCCCTAGAGAGCTCCCAGCCTGGAGAAAAGGCTGACAAATCTTTAGGCCCCAAATGAAGATCTAATCCAGTGGTTTTCAAgtgggacatttggcaatgtctggagacatcttTAATTGCCATAGCTGGGTGGCGAAGTGCTACTCGCATCcagtgggtagaagccagggtGCTGCTAAACAACGCATGGGATAGCTCCTTACAGAAACACattatccagtccaaaatgtcagCAGTGCCATGGCTGATCAACTGTGGGTTTAATCCAAAGATGGGttcaattgcttttttaaatcCTAGGATTTATATAACTTAGGGACCTGTTTGGTAACACTAATTCCAAATACATCAAAACTTCTACAAGTAGTGGAGCCTGCCTCAAACCAGAACCAGATGTAGCCAGCTCAGGCCCATCTCAGGCAAACCAGTTTCAAAAGCACAGTCCAGGCCTTTCTACCCTCAGAGCCAGGCACATGTGAGGCAGCCAGCGAGATCTCTCCTCAAAGGCACAGGTATCAAGTAAGGAATAAATACCGTCAAAGGGCTGCATGTCAAGTTTCATCCCTAAATGGCTAACCAAAGCTTCCTTAAAGcacaatcttttttttgagacggaatcttgctccgttgcccaggctggagtgtagtgacacggtctctcagctcactgcaagctccacctcccaggttcacgccattctcctgcctcagtctcccgagtagctgggactacaggcgcccgccaccatgcccggctaattttttgtatttttagtagagatgggatttcaccatgttagccaggatggtctcgatctcctgacctcgtgatccgcccgcctcggcctcccaaagtactgggattacaggtgtgagccactgtgcgtgacCTTTAAAgtacattatttcttaaaacactaACCAGTAAAGTTTATCTGAAAGACTTGCATAAGGAACGCAAATTTTTTCTCACATAAGAAAGggtaaaaatatgtttacaaaaGGGTATGTTGCTAACCCTATACTTGCTGGTATATGCTAAATAAAATCCAAAGCACATACACAGTTCCCATCTGTGAATGCTATCTACTTTTTCACCTATTCCTGCCAAGCTCAGTGGCCCAAGGTTAGCACTGCCACCAAATTTCTAGGCTCTTCAGTGATGCAAGAAAAGTTCAACTGTCTTACTCTGAAAAGACTTTAAggaagttgttgttgttgttgttgtttttgagacggagtctcactctgtggcccaggctgaagtgcagtggcatgacctcggctcactgcaacctccccttcccaggttcaagtgactctcatgcctctctcctcggtagctgggactacaggcatacgccaccacgtgcagctaatttttgtatttttagtagtgaaggggtttcgctatgttggccaggctggtctagaactcctggcctcaagtgatctgcctatctgggccttcccaaagtgctgggattacaggcgtgagccactgcacctggccaagaaagttgtattttaaatacaGCTGGGCTTTTAGGACCATAACTCACAGGTTACTTCAGGGTGAGCCTGAATAAGGGAGTGGATTCTTCCCCGTCTTCATCATATAAAGGGAAAACGAGTAAACATAAATTATCTGAAAATCTATCACTCAGAGAAAACTAGTCTTAGCATTTTGGTGTACATAAACCTCCTAGAGTTTTCCTAGACAAATATGTCCATAtcaactttttataaaaatgagaccATAGTCAGCCAGgtacgtggctcatgcctacagtccaagcactttgagaagcagaggtgggaggattgcttgagctcgagtttgaggccaacctgagCAAtattgcaaaaccccatctctacaaaaaaattttaaaaattagctgggtgtggtggcatgcacctatagttccagctatttgggaagttgaggcaagaagatcgcttgagcccaggagtttgaggttgcagtgacccatgatcaggccactgcactccagcctgagcaagggagtgagaccctgtctcaaaaaaaaaaaaaaaaaactacagccATACGATTGGATACTGCTTAAGAAAGCtgcatttttttgagacagagtctgctggGAAGACTGGTGTGCTGCTGGGAAAATGATGGGGGAGCTGcagacttgttttttgtttgttttttcccaaagagctaggatcacaggcatgagccactgtgctcagcctcgtTGTaccctttgatttttctttttttttttttttttctgagatgaagtctcactctctgttgcccaggctggagtgcagtggcatgatctcgactcactgcaacctctgcctcttgggttcaagcgattctcctgcctcagcctcccaagtagctggcattacaggtctctgccaccacacccagctaatttttgtatttttagtaaagatggggtttcaccatgttggccaggctggtctcgaactcctgacctcaagtgatctgcccacctcggcctcccaaagtgctgggattacaggcgtgagccactgcgcccggcctgttttcttttttttctttttttgtaaccTCTTCTACTAGACTTTAGGGTTGTCCTTACTATCTTGTTACAACCCTGGAATGACTACCTTTGTTCATATATCCTTTTTGCAGTTGCCTGatttttccttagaaaaaaattctcataacTAGAACTGCTATTTAATATTGTGGTTTcggccaggtgcaatggcacatgccagtaatctcagcactttgggaggctgaggcaggcagatcacttgaggtcaggagttccagaccagtctggccaacatggtgaaaccccatctctactaaaaacacaaaaattagctgggtgtggtggcacaagtctgtagtcccagctactcgggaggctgaggcaggagaattgcttgaacccaagaggcgcaggttgcagtgagccgagattgcgccactgcactccagcctcggtgacagagcaagactccgtctcaaaaaaacaaatattggccaggtgtggtggctcaagcctgtaatcccagtactttgggaggccgagatgggtggatcacaaggtcaggagatcgagaccatcctggctaacacagtgaaaccccgtctctactaaaaaaataaaaaaataaaaaaaaactagccgggcgaggtggcaggcgcctgtagtcccagctaatcgggaggctgaggcaggagaatggtgtaaacccgggaggtggagcttgcagtgagccgagatctggccactgcactccagcctgggcgacagagcgagactccgtctcaaaaaaacaacaacaaaaaaaaaaacaaaaaaaaaaccccaaatattgTGGTTTCACACTGCCTAAGTGCTGTTCTTAAAGTCTGACGACGCATTCTGTCCCCAGCAACTTACGAAAGTTGTTCTTCTGTCCAGGACGGAGTACAGAGCTGTTCTACGACACACTCTCCCATCAGAGGAAATTATCTACCCTCAACCTTAGCACCCTGGCAGCGTGGACCCCGATTACATGTCCCAAGATGGTGATATTCCACCATCACAGACTAATCCCTTAATTAGTTTTGAGCTGTGAACCAACAACTCAACAATAGTCTATCCCAGGTGTCAGCTGTTTCTAATCCAGCCTCATCCATCTGGATGGAAACCTAGCTTAAACACCCACAGGCCATTTTTGCTAAACAAAATGCCTTGTGGTAGAGGAAAGCATCTCTGTGGCCACACTCAGTCTAATTTAAGGCAAATCTGTCAACTAACATGCTTCTGCCCACAACACATCCCTAACCAGGGTGACGTTCCTCCATCTTCTAACCTAGGGTCAAACCCCGGCCCACCTCAAAGCTGAGGTCCCCCCTGGTTTGCTGCCTCAAGCTTGGCAGTTGTGGGTTTGCAGGCACAGGTGAAAACCCAATGAGGAACTTACATAGAAGTGAAAATGCAAGAAGTGGGCCAGCACTCTGGGGGTCACGCCAGGGAAGGCAGCCAGGAGTTTCTGGAGGTAGACCTCCAgatccttctccctcttctccaccAAGCTTCTTGAGTTTTTCCCAATTATCTTTTTGGGCGGAAGCAGATTTTTATCAATCTTTCTCTCTGCAACGAGCTGTAAAAAAACATAAGCACATCAACCACAGACTAAGAGGCTCTGTGCCTATGTAAGGCCGAGGCAAGAAGCCTGAGGACAGGCGCTTGTCAGCACTTGCACAGCCCCTCCCTGCAGTACCAAGATCAGTGACCAAACGAGGGCACCTGGGATTCGCCTCTTTCAATCCAAATTAGCATTAGAAATACCAATACAATTCCAGACAAGGAATTCCATCTGGAGACTTTGGAGACATTCAGAAAAGTAACACCTTTTGCCCCTAAAATTGCCATCTTTTCCAAGCCAGAGTAAAAACCAATTAGGGCAGTGGTGTGTCTTTAAAACACGCTGTAAATGACCCAGAGAAAGACAGCATctccaaaagcaaagaaaagatggAATCACAGCCAGATATTACAGCACAGGCTTTGGAATAGCCATAGCTAGGTCGAACAAGTTCAAACCTGTCCCCTTCCCAGGAAACTGTCTCAGCATCTCGTATCCAAGCTAGGACTGGAAATattaaaactgaaattcaaatatGCTCCTTGCAGACTGGCTCATGCTAGAGCTGAAGGCTAGCATTTACATGCTATATTAATGAACGCAGTTATATTAACAAAGTGATTTATTAAGAACTATGGACATGGAGCCTCTTTTGCCCTAAAACTAATGTGTGGCACAATGGAAACTTGGCCTACAGGACCCTCCAGCCCTGAAATATGTGCTCCCAGCTCTTAACAGTTACCTTTTCATGTAGGTCATGGAAGTCGCTGTAGCGGTGCTTTACCGTCCACTCATGGCTGCCATCAGTGACCTGTATGATGTAAACCTAAAAGGGGAAACCAAAAGCCCTTGTAGCAAGGGAGCCCCAACAAGGAGTCTCCTCCCCCTATAGCAAAAGCTGCAATTACCTTTCCCAATTATCTTTTATCAGTCTTTCTCTCTACAACTCAGACCCACCCCAAGGCCAAAGTCAGGCTGCCCCTGCCCACTAGCCTCTGCACCTGACCCTTGCTGACCAGCAgggcccctctcagcctcctccaTGGCCCAAGCAGTAGGGCTGGGAGGCACATGGGACAAGCCTGTGGCTCCATCCATCAGTAAGGAATGAAAAAAGTGATTACCACAACAAGTCACCTCTTTAGTTTTTTACCTCCTGCCTCTAGGTAACTCAAAACCCAACCCGAGCTGCAGGCAAGGCCATTTCTTccaagggaggcagaggagggccaGTTGTAGCCTGAGCATCTTCTCTGTTGTACTTCTTTCCAGGTGCCCTACCCTCCTGGAAGCAAGTCCTTTTCCAACCCTTTCAACTGGTTCATGGCTGTGATTTCTGCTACTGAGCCAGGAATCAAGGCACAAGCAGCTGATGTGGGGAGGGAGTGGTAGCAACTAAGCTCTATCAGGAGGCAATATGGCCTAGAGGTTAAGGAAGGCCTGGGTTAAAAACCTGGTTCTGTCATTTCCTGGCTGCAGCTTATGTGTCACTTATATAATTAACTTGGAGCCTAagttttctctgagcctcagttcctccaTCTTAGAATCAAGGACCAAGTAAGGCAATGCATGTAAAATGCTTTGTCCATGGGCCTGACCCATGGCAAGTGTTCAAAGGGTAGGTGTGTTCATAATATCCAACCCGGCACACCCGGAGACAGAGGATGGTAGGGTCCAATCTAGATCACCACCTCCCCCGACACACATGCAGAGGAGGGGTGCAGTCCAGAATAGGGAGGGCTTTTTGAAGATGGCCCTCTTGCTGAAGGTGCCCCTAGCTGATGGCCAGCCAGCCATCAGCTCAGAGACCTCACCCGCCTCCTGCACCTagtttccctctcctctctgcagCATGGAGCTGAAGCCTTCTCCAGCCCTGAGGAGCAGCCATTTCTCCAGGCTGGCCTGTTGCTCCAGGATCCAcccctctcctcttcccatcCTGCCTGATTCCTTCCCTTTGCcctcaagaaaggagaaaagagccCGATGAATGGCCCTCAGAGGGGGAGGTTAGGATGAGGGCCAGGGAGGGGGGTGCAGGCAGGGCCAAGGCCCCCACCCACTCCCTACCCTGCGGGAACAAAGGGGATGAAGCAGGGAGGTGCTCAATGCCTAGTTTTTGCCAGGCAGCCCACCAGGCTCACAGGCCTGGCATCCAGCCCCGTCAGAGTCGGAAACTACCCCCCATTTGTCCTCTGTCTCCCCCATAGCTTAGAAGTGTGTGTGCGCAGCTTGTTGCCCCATCTCGCTCCCACAGCCCAAAGTCACGAAGATTCCTAAGGTTTATAGGGCCTGCGCTTCAGCACTGAGACCacccctatttctccacagctggGCTCCACCCGTCCTCCGTTCTTGTCTCCGCCCGACCCCCAAGGCGTCTGCCCCCCAGGTCTATCCTTCACTTCTCAGAGAAAATCTCAACCACCACCGCAGGCTTCCCAGATCAGGATGCTGGCGCCTTCTCTTTCTTCAAGGCCTGCGGAGCCTGACCCTTTTCCCTGATTCCATCCATCAGAGACCCTCTCCCCATTGCCTTTCTCCTGAACACCAGTAACGGTCTCTCAGGCCGGGGCCCCTCCAGTCCTAGAGGATCTAGAGGAGTTTAGCCTCATCTAGACACCCCCCTCCCCAGGCCCCCTTTATCCCCAGATGCCGCCCCCAACCCGAGCCTCCCTTTCTGATCGCGTACCCTTTTCCAAACCGCCTCCCCAGGCCCCGAACAACCCTTCACCCGAACCTGCGAGGCCCAGATCCCTTTCCTTAGATCCCCCGTCCCAGCCCCCTCGCAATCGCAGACTCTTCTACCCGCTCCTCAGGGTTGCAGATCCCGAACCCCTCCCCAAGCCCCCAAGTCGGATTCCGGGTCCCAGCCACCACCCCCGCTTCAGGTGCCTGCGCCCCCAACAAACCGTATAAGTGTCCACGAGCTCCGAGCCCAAGACGCGAGCTTCCTTGGCCGGCTCGGCTTCCCGCTCGGGCCCGAAGGTGCGCGCCGTCGCCATGTTCGGgtctccgccgccgccgccgcccggcgCAGACTGGCAGCAGTAGGGGGCGGGGTCAACGTCCCACCGCCCCCCAGCCCCCGCCGCCCCACGCCCCCGCCGCGCGCTGCGCCGCCATCTTGGCCCCGCCTTCCTCCTGCGCCCTCGCCCCGCCCCTCGCGCGTGATTGACAGGCACCACCCACAGCGCGCGCGTGCGCGGTGCTCGCTTGCGTAATCTCTACCTGCGTGGCGCGGCTGGAGGTACACTGCGCAGCCTGCTAGAAACTGAGACCCCTGGTGGTTACAGCTCTGGGCATCGCCCCTCCGTCCTCGGGAAGAGGGGACAGAAGGTCTCGAGCCTTCCGGGCTACACGAAGCAAGTCACTGCTCTTCCTGGCCTCAGTTTACTCCTCCGGATAAAGGAGGCCATAATAGTGCCTCACCTGGCTGTTGAGCTCTTTCTCTTTAGGGCAAGGCGGGTTGGAGGGGAAAACAGGACCTGTGCTTACCGCCGGAGCAGGGCGAGAACGATTCTGGGCCAGTTCTGAACCTCTCCGAGACTCGGAGATCTCTTGTCAGTGGGGCTCCTGGACAACTGAGTGGGTCGGTTCATGCGCGGCCCGGCACGCAGTAGTGCTCGAGGCAGGGAGCGTGTTTATCAAGAGGGATaaacttgggccgggcgcggtggctcaagcctgtaatcccagcactttgggaggccgagacgggcggatcacgaggtcaggagatcgagaccatcctggctaacacggtgaaaccccgtatctactaaaaattacaaaaaacttgGCGGGTTGGGTGGGGgggggctgtagtcccagctactcgggaggctgaggcaggagaatggcgtgaacccgggaggcggagcttgcagtgagctgagatctggccactgcactccagcctgggtgacagagcgagactccgcctcaaaaaaaaaaaaaaaaaaaaaaaagagggataaACTTGATACGAACTCTGTACGAAGGAGGGTGTAGGTGGATGGAGGGGTGTGTGCCGCCACTGAGCACAAGAACCCCACGGGGTGGCCTGCCAGAGTTTAAAACGAGGGAGACAGATTGACCTGGACCCAGGAACTACAGTGCTAGAATGGGGAACTGAGTCCTAAACCAAGGAAAAATGAGACCTAGAAGAGGGAGGTAGTAACCTAACTAGAGGGTGAGGAGGAAAGGAGCCTGCCACAGATGGGGCATCTGTAGGGGTGCTGTTGAATAACTGACAGCAGCTGACTTAAGCCCGAAGTGAGTACTTCTTCCTGGGCGGATGGGAGGTCTGGGGCAGGCTCCTCTGGCAGAAGGCTCCTGGCCACCCTGTCCTAAGGTGGATCAGTCACTTCCTCCTTCACCAGTTCCACAGCATCGTACTATGAGCTTGATATTCAAGGCTTCTCTTGGCAGGGCCCTGCACTCCCAGCCTCTCCTTGCACGTTGCACCCCCATTCCAGAGAAGTTGAGTTAAAGGCAGGGGTTGCCAAGTCAGTcagatcttgggcaagtcaccactcctccagagcctcagtttccttatctggaaagtGGTGGTCATGGCACCCGCCTCCCTGGTTGGATGGGAGCCTGAGCTGCTGTGTTGCCCGGGCCTTGCCTAGGGCCCACGACCTCGTAACTCCTGTCCTGCACTGGActcatgttttcattcattccagAAACCTTTTCAGAGAGTCCCTTGGGGAGTGTGGGGGACAGGAGGGAAAGAAACCTGGTCCTTGTAGCCCTTCATCTGCTTCCTGCCCTGGGCAGAGGACACGGGGACTCAGGCCAGCCTGAGATCACTGGGACCAGAGGAGGGACTGGAGGATACTACATGCAggggtgggctgggctgggttgGGCTGGGCCAGGAATGCGGTGGGGCAGGGCTATTTAAGTCAAGGGCCGGCTGGCAACCCCAGCAGGCTGTCCTGTGAGCCGCCAGCATGGATGACATCTACAAGGCTGCGGTGAGGGACAGGGCTGGGtagggctggggtgggcaggCCCACTGGGGGCTCACTCAGCTCAGAATGGGGGGCCAGTAGCCCCAGGGAAGTGGTGGGGACCCAGGAGAAAGCCTACGTGCCTTCAACCCAGGCTGTCACAGGGACAGTGGTTCTGGTGTTTGGGGATGCGGAAGGGATGGGAGTTCAGGGTCTGAAGGGTGGTGGAGGATGTCGCAGCTTTCAGCATCATGTCTCACTCTCTGTTTCCAAGTGTCTGTAGTCTGAGGCACTGTCGCTCAGCCACATGTCTCTGCATTTGTCTCTGGAcatttttgcctttctcttttcatctctTCCTCCTGAGCTGTCTGAGTCCCCATTACTGTCTCCCTGTCCCCAACCCCCATTTCTGCCCCTCACATTATGCTTCTCACATGCTCAAAATCTGCTACACCACTCCAGCCCCTTGACTGGCTGAAGatgctttgggaggtggagggtgtgaGAGGAGTGGGCTGCAGAGCTTGAGTCCTGGGCTGGAGATGGGGCTTTGAAGTTTGAGGCAGGGAAGTTCTGGACATGAGGGAGAACCAAGGAAGAAGGAACAGAGAACTGGGGCCCCAGCTCCCATCATGCCTGGCAGGCTCAGCGCTCAGTGGCTTAGCTAGGGGTGAGAGCGAGGGAACAAGGGCTGGAGAGTGGTCACCCCAAGcccctgcagcctcctgggtCACTGGGGGTCTTCAGATGCTATTCTATCCAGGGGTGGTGGtgacctcccccaaccccagagcAAGGACATCCTGGAATGAACAGCTGTCCCCAGGGGaacccctccctcagcctccctcactCCTGGGCAGGGAAGTGCTACAGCCAGCTCTGGGGGCACGCCTGCTTATCCTGTGGGAGTCCATGGAGCTGGAGTGGGGGCAGCCCTCCACCCAGTGCCCATACAAGGCCTGGCGGAGCTGGGGACTAATTTTGGCTCCTGAGGCGGCACTAGCAGGCCAGGGGGCCAGATAACGCTGCCCCACCCCCTGCATGCCAAAGTCCCCAGAACAATCACCAGGTTTAACTTTGTTCCTCATTAAAAATAGCCCAGTGGCCACCCTGGTCAGGTTACAGTGGGTGGCTCGCCTGCCCCCACACTGGTTTTATTGTCCCAACTTGAGGGACAGCTGTCCCTCGGGCCACCCAGCTTGAGTTTCATCAGGGGCTGAAAGGGCATTGAGTGGTCACTGACTATTGTTACTGAGGGTCACCTTGGCCCTGAAGGGGGTGCCCACCTGTCACCCTGGCCCTGAGCCCAGTCTCAGTGAGGCCAGCTGGGTCACATCAGGGctttgggggcagggagggaggactGAGACCTCCACCCTGTGGCCTGGAAATAGCCTGCCTCCTCCGGCTCCAGCCTTCTCACCTGTGGAATGGATTGGTTTCCTCAGCAGCAGCTATACCTGAGTCTGAGCCCTGAGATTCCCTTTCCTTTCTAGGTAGAGCAGCTGACAGAAGAGCAGAAAAATGGTGAGAACCCCTATCACACATGTGGGAGACCAGCGGGGCCAGGCTGGCATGGGGACCCCTTACCAGAAGAGGACCCCAGACCAGAGAGCAGAGGCTTGGTCCCTCTTGCTCTGACCTCAGAGAGGTCTCCGAGGGAGGTGGGCAGGTTGGCAGATGGCCCCAGGGTTCTGGCCTTCTGAGGTCCTGGCTGCTGAGCCCTGACTACTGTGCCCCCCAACCCCTGAACACAGAGTTCAAGGCAGCCTTTGACATCTTCGTGCTGGGTGCTGAGGATGGCTGCATCAGCACCAAGGAGCTGGGCAAGGTGATGAGGATGCTGGGCCAGAACCCCACCCCTGAGGAGCTGCAGGAGATGATTGACGAGGTGGACGAGGACGGTGagccccctcctccccaggctccaGAAGAACCCCAGCTGGCTGGGGGCTGGAATGCTGGCTCTGTTTAGCTGGGAGCGGTTTTGcctatctgagcctcagttgcctcatctataaaatgggcataatggCCACAGAAGCCTGGCATTTGGTGTGAGGGTGCGGTGAGAACATGGGGGTTCATGTCGAAGGTGCTGCCTGCAGTACCTACCCCGGCCTCTGTAACGGCCATGCCGCCCACCCCCAGGCAGCGGCACGGTGGACTTTGATGAGTTCCTGGTCATGATGGTTCGGTGCATGAAGGACGACAGCAAAGGGAAATCTGAGGAGGAGCTGTCTGACCTCTTCCGCATGTTTGACAAGTGAGCATGTGACCCTTGACCTCTGACCCTGACCCACACTCAAGCCGAACTGGAGAGGTGGGCGGTCTCAGATTCCAGGCCTAGGGACCCTGCGGCCTCTGCATGATTGGGGAGAGGGATGCCCCATCTCCCAGTGTccctgctctgcctcctggggcatGGGTGGGGCTGCCTTATGCCCTCCCCACAGTCCTACCCTGAGCCCCCTCCCCACAGAAACGCTGATGGCTACATCGACCTGGATGAGCTGAAGATGATGCTGCAGGCTACAGGCGAGACCATCACAGAGGACGACATCGAGGAGCTCATGAAGGACGGAGACAAGAACAACGATGGCCGCATCGACTATGATGGTAAGTGGGTAGGTGGGCTGGTCCCCTGCCTCCAtgccctgcccagcccccacccccgacCCACACCTGCCCCTCTTTCCACAGAGTTCCTGGAGTTCATGAAGGGTGTGGAGTAGATGCTGACCTTCACCCAGAGCTtcccatgcccagcctccaacTCCAGCGGAGTCCTGAGGTTGGGGAGGGGGTTGGGGTCCCAGGACCTGAGCCTGGCCATATCCTCAACCCCAAATCCCCTGACTCCCTCCCCAACTGTGTCCTGGGAGATGCAAATAAAGTGTGCTCCCCGGAGGTCTGCTGTCTGCCCCTGGTGTCCCTGGGCCGGGGACTCTTCCTCAGGACTCACTCTTACCCGATGACTGCTTCCTTCCCTGTCGTAGGCAGGCTGGCTGCAATGCCTGGTGCCTGACCGCCACTCCACACTGCCTTCTGCGGGGAGTGAGATGAGATCGGAGACTGCTGTGTGGCCTGCCCTGCTGGCTGCCCTCTATCACTCCTCATGCCCAGGCACCATCTCCAGGGATTCAGCATCTGGAGTCTGGGGGGGCCTAGAACCCCTACAAGTTCCTGGGG contains the following coding sequences:
- the TNNC1 gene encoding troponin C, slow skeletal and cardiac muscles; the encoded protein is MDDIYKAAVEQLTEEQKNEFKAAFDIFVLGAEDGCISTKELGKVMRMLGQNPTPEELQEMIDEVDEDGSGTVDFDEFLVMMVRCMKDDSKGKSEEELSDLFRMFDKNADGYIDLDELKMMLQATGETITEDDIEELMKDGDKNNDGRIDYDEFLEFMKGVE